Within the Vibrio tasmaniensis genome, the region CAAGATGACTGTCGGCGTGAGTGTGTTACTTGGTGGATTAGCGTTACTGACCACGGTTTATATGGTGGTTGATGCAAGTTTGGTCGCAGAAGAGTACACGGTAGGGCGTTGGTTATCTTACAAGACGTTGAACACCGTATTAGCGGCGAGCATGGTGTTTATGGTGTGCCGTTACTATGGTGAAGGCTTGTCTGAGAAGAGCAATCAAGTGGTTGGTTTTATCAGTAAACACAGCTTAGGTATTTATCTGCTGCACCCGATTTTCTTATGGCCAATGAAAGAGTTCGGTTGGTACCAAGGACACCCTGCTTGGGTTATTCCATTATGGATCGTGATCAGCGGAGCTGGCGCGTTATGGATGAGCTGGTTGGTCTCTAAGTCAGAGAAAACACGTTGGTTATTGCCTTAGCGGTGGGTGCTAAGGCTTTCTGATGGATTGCTTAGAAGATACAGTTGAAGTACCTAATGTTTAGCGCTTCAATGCAAAGTGTAAGAACTTATCGCCTTGGTAGGTTAAGGTACCTTTGTCGCCAGGGTTCAGGGCGTGGAAGTAGTGGATTCCGACTTGGAACTCTCGTTTTGGACCAACCACACCACGTTGAACGTAAATCCAATACTCTTGATCCTCTTGGCCTGGTTCTGCATCAGGAAGGTCGATGGATTGTTTATCCAACACAGTGACGTTCACTTTCTTTTCTGGCGCATTTTCACCTTGTGAGTGCTTTCGATAGAAACCAAGAAATACCCAAGCCGCTAGACCGGCGAGTGCAAAGATGGCAAGAAAGAGTGAATTAGGCATGTAACCTCCATGTAGTCGTGATGGTTATTCTAATCTTTCAAGCAATAGGGATATGTGTTTCAAGCCGTTATTCGTGAACTGTTGTAAGCCAAGCTGATTATTTTTCGGCAGACATCACATTTAGAGGCCAGTTTGGGATAAAGCATTGTTATTTATTGTCTCTTTCTCTCGTAAATAACAGTGATTTTGTATAAGAATAGGGAAATGCTCGACTAGAATTATAGTGTGGAGTGGGAGGGCTAATATGACCGATATTGAAAAAGTGGTGACAAGAACTCGTAATATAGAGAAATTATTGAGGCTTCAATATCATGCCGAAGGCGAAGGATTGCATGAGCTTGTGTCAAGCTGTGAAGAAAGGCTACCGCACGATACGGTGAGTAAGCTGCGTTATATCGCAACGTGTCGTAATAAGGTAGTTAATGAGCATGAGGCTAAGTTGGAAGACCAGCATAAGTTCATCATGATGTGTAACGACTGTGAGAAGGAGTTGACTCCACGTAGTGGTCGTTTTATTTGGCGAGTTGCAATCTTACTGATGATGGCAATGACTTTAGCTGCTGCTGGTTTCTATTATGCGAACTGGGATGTGTTAACACTGCATCTGTTTTCGAAATGAAAAAATTGAACAAAAAAAGGGACGCTAATGGCGTCCCTTTTTTTATCTGTAACTTGCTTAGTACATCATCGGTAGTGTCATTAGACCTACAACTACCGCGATCATTACAAGTCCTTGTCTTTGCGAAGATGAAATCATAACACTACTCCTAAATTTGGTTGTCTCTCGCTATGTTTTAAAGAATAGCACTACTTATGGCTTTAGATCAAGAATTACTTTCGAAACCTTTAAAAGTGATAGAAAACTATTGGGTTTTATATCAATTTCGCTATGTTTACTGTGTGTTTTGGTGTGTTCTTATTTTGTTCGCTATGATTTTTTTTTGTTCTTATTTGATTTAAGTTGTTGTTTTGTAATTGGTGTTTTGTGTAATTTATATTGTTAAAGGTTGTTAAACTGTATTAATAGGGCTTGGTGGTGTCTGGGTTTGTTTTCTTGGGTTTTGTGGGTTTTAGGTTTGATTATTGTGATGGTTTTTTGACAGGAAGCTTGGCGAAACCTGACAAAGTGGGTTTTAGAAAAGTAATTTACGTACTTTGTAAGTCTAGGTTTGTGTAGTGTTGGAAATTTCCGGATAAGTCTATTTTTCGATTTTAAATCATTGTTTTTAATAATTTTTTTATACTTATTTTAAACTTTTAGTTGTGTGGTATTTACATAATATGACGACATATTGTGGATCTGACAAGCTAGAAGTGGTTGTAATTGAAGTTTGAGTTCTCTAGCGTCAATTTATATGAGTTTTCCGATTAATGAGTCTATTTTTAAAAGAATAATCACTATCGCTGCGGGAATTATGACGACTTCAATTTAAAGACGCTCTTTTTAGTGGAAGCGTAATCAAGATCCAATTTTGAAGGGCTGAGGCTTTACATCAACACCCGTGTGCCTAGACTGGCGACGATTAAAAGCAATAGGGCAAATGGTATGTGGAGTTGGTTGGCGGTTTCCTTGTCTGGTATTGGAGTAATAACAGGAACGAAACATGGGTATATCGGTCAGGCTTTATTGTATAAGGTCTTTACCTTTGTATTATTGGCGACTATTGCTCTAACTCAATCTGTTGTCGTTGATTTTACTTATTGGGTAGTGGCTGGGTTAGCGATCTCCGCGATCGCAGATGTGCTTCATACTGTTACTCAAAAACGTCTTCTGCATTTTGTTTGTTTCCTGTTGGCTCAACTTTGTTACAGCAAAGCATTTTGGTTACAGCTATCGGGGGAAATGGTCTGGTGGTTGTTCGCGCTGCTGTTAGCTGCATGTATCGTTGCTTTCTTCCTATTACTCCCTCGTTTAGACAAACTCGTTTTTCCAGTGGTTATAATGGGTATTGTGCTCATTCAGCTTGCTTGGGCTTCTGGTGAAGTCTGGTTACTTGAGCCTCAGCTATCACATGCTGTTGGTTTTGTTGGTTGCTGCGTGCTGCTGCTTTCCGCATTGGCGTACGCCCTAAATTTCTATCGCAGCCCAATTAAGGGCGCTTACTTTTGGATAACGGGCAGTTATTTTCTTGCACATGCTCTCATTGTTGCTTCCCTCACCATTTAGGGTAGAGCTCGCTTAATTCTGAGCTACATCAAGGCAGACTTGTTGAAAGTCGGTACTCTACGCTTAATTCATTAAACATGAGATTGAGTTATGACCACTGAAATCCACGCACACAACGTTTTAAACCTACTGAGTGAAAAGCCGCTGACTCGTGAAGAGTTGACGCAAGAGCTTGCTCAAACCTATGGCGCTGAAGCTCGCTTTCATACGTGTAAGCTGAACGGTTTGGATTTGGATGGCCTACTGAAGTTTTTCCTGAAGATGGAAAAGGTCGTGGTTGTCGATGATAAGCTTTGCACCAATCGCGAACGTGTGTGTAATCACTAATTACCAATGATTTGGTTTTTAGAGCCTTTTGGCTTTTATAGATAAGAAGAGTGGATACGATGTTTCGGCTTCACTCCTTAAATTCTCTTTTCTACTTGCTCTCGTTAAATTCCCTTCTAAATAGCATAAGTTAACTCGTTTATTACTGTGTTCGAAAATCAATCTTGAGGCTGCTATACTCCGCGCACTTACGCTTTTGAGACAAACTTATGGAAATCTTATCTGCAGCGACCATGCTTTTTCTTATTATGGATCCGCTTGGCAATCTACCAATCGTGCTTTCTATCCTTAAGCATATTGATCCGAAACGTCGCCGTATTGTTCTTGTTCGTGAACTGATGTTTGCGCTGATTATCCTGCTGTTGTTCTTGTTTGCTGGCCAAAGCATTATGAACTTCCTGCACGTGCAGCCTGAAACTTTGAGTATCTCTGGCGGTATTATTCTGTTCATCATCGCGATTAAGATGATTTTCCCAAGTGCAGGCAGTATTACTGGCCTAGCGGCGGGTGAAGAGCCGTTTATCGTGCCGATGGCGATTCCGATGATTGCAGGCCCGTCGGTGATTGCTGCACTGATTTTGCTGTCGACACAGCACCCTGACAATATGTTAGAGCTTTCAGCCGCGGTGATGCTGGCTTGGGGCGCTACTTTCTTTATTCTGATGTTTAATGGTTTCTTCCTGAGAGTGCTGGGTGAGAGAGGCCTTAAAGCCATCGAACGCTTGATGGGCTTATTACTGGTTATGCTGTCGACTCAAATGTTCTTAAATGGTGTTAAGGGTTATATGGGTTAACATCAGTATCATCGCTGAATAAAAAACGCCGCTCAAATGAGCGGCGTTTTGGTATCTACTGTTTCTGTCATGATGTTTTCTGTAGCTAAGCGTTTTATATCTGAGCTTAAGCTCGATTACATCATGTGTTTGCGTCGGATATCGAGGAGGGCAAAGACTCCGAAAATCAGTATTGACCACTTCTCCCAACGTGACATTTCGATCTTATCGCCAAAAGCACCGATGAAAATTAGCATCTGTAGGCCGTGCATGAAGAACAAGAACGCTGTCATGATATAAAGCGCAATCGCAGCATTACCCGGGAATGGGTAGAAAATATTGGCGATTAAGATAAACCAAACAAAGGCGATGGCTGCTTTTGCTAGTGGAAGTAAGAACTTCATTCAATAACTCCTATTCTTCAGTGGTTCGATTAAACAGTCGGTAGCTAGACTGGCCAGTGGTCTTATCGCGATGCAATTCCCAGTTCTCTGGCATAGCCTCAAGCTGCAGTTCCTTTTCGGTCTCTACGTAAATGATGGCGTTATCTGCCAACCAGCCATTGCTCTCAAGCAGTTGTACAGTTTCTGCAAGTAAGCCTTTACGAAATGGTGGATCAAGGAAAACCATATCGTAAGGAGTACCAGGCTTCTTAAGGAAAGAGATAGCATCAGTATTCACGACATTGATGTTGTCTGCCTTGAGCTCTTTCGCGTTATCAGAAAGCTGTTTAGCCGCCTTTTGGTTCATTTCGAGCAGTGTCACCATTTTTGCTTGGCGAGAAGCGGCTTCAAAACCTAGACCGCCAGAACCGGCAAATACATCCAAGCAAGTTGAATGTGGGATATCTTGAGCCACCCAGTTAAAGAGGGTCTCTTTTACTCGGTCAATGGTTGGGCGTAATCC harbors:
- a CDS encoding lysoplasmalogenase, translating into MWSWLAVSLSGIGVITGTKHGYIGQALLYKVFTFVLLATIALTQSVVVDFTYWVVAGLAISAIADVLHTVTQKRLLHFVCFLLAQLCYSKAFWLQLSGEMVWWLFALLLAACIVAFFLLLPRLDKLVFPVVIMGIVLIQLAWASGEVWLLEPQLSHAVGFVGCCVLLLSALAYALNFYRSPIKGAYFWITGSYFLAHALIVASLTI
- a CDS encoding YecH family metal-binding protein, with protein sequence MTTEIHAHNVLNLLSEKPLTREELTQELAQTYGAEARFHTCKLNGLDLDGLLKFFLKMEKVVVVDDKLCTNRERVCNH
- a CDS encoding DUF1145 domain-containing protein, producing the protein MKFLLPLAKAAIAFVWFILIANIFYPFPGNAAIALYIMTAFLFFMHGLQMLIFIGAFGDKIEMSRWEKWSILIFGVFALLDIRRKHMM
- a CDS encoding DUF2500 domain-containing protein, which encodes MPNSLFLAIFALAGLAAWVFLGFYRKHSQGENAPEKKVNVTVLDKQSIDLPDAEPGQEDQEYWIYVQRGVVGPKREFQVGIHYFHALNPGDKGTLTYQGDKFLHFALKR
- the rsmD gene encoding 16S rRNA (guanine(966)-N(2))-methyltransferase RsmD produces the protein MVRRRQQNTSQKKPSGGFVRIISGSWRGRKLPVHDLEGLRPTIDRVKETLFNWVAQDIPHSTCLDVFAGSGGLGFEAASRQAKMVTLLEMNQKAAKQLSDNAKELKADNINVVNTDAISFLKKPGTPYDMVFLDPPFRKGLLAETVQLLESNGWLADNAIIYVETEKELQLEAMPENWELHRDKTTGQSSYRLFNRTTEE
- a CDS encoding YhgN family NAAT transporter; translation: MEILSAATMLFLIMDPLGNLPIVLSILKHIDPKRRRIVLVRELMFALIILLLFLFAGQSIMNFLHVQPETLSISGGIILFIIAIKMIFPSAGSITGLAAGEEPFIVPMAIPMIAGPSVIAALILLSTQHPDNMLELSAAVMLAWGATFFILMFNGFFLRVLGERGLKAIERLMGLLLVMLSTQMFLNGVKGYMG